The Pedobacter ginsengisoli region GGAAGACTAATTAGTTTAGCTTTTTTTGCCTCTTTTAAAGTAAACTCGTTACCTTTTTGCATCTCAATTAAGTTGGCGGATAACCCACTGTGCCCAAAACTTGGCTTCCCCCCACCCGTAATAACCAATGATTCTGGTAGATAGTAGAAATTAGAGTTAGCACAATACCGTATCCAAAGATTCCCATCCTCCGCATGGGTCATCGCTTCATTATATCCCCCAAATTTTTCATAAAGTGCTCTCTTAAAAATGGCAGTTGAAGTTTGAGGATACATCTTAATCAATAATTCTTTTATAGAGGCCTTATGTAATACTTCAATCTTCTTGAAAAATATTTTCAATACTTCATTATTCCTACTAGATCCAAGAAAATCAATTAATGGATTGTCTAGTAATACCTTCATTTGTCTTTCTAATTTATTAGGCAACCAAACATCATCTGAATCGAGCAAAGCAAAGAAGCTACTTTTTGCAATTTGCATACCCGCATTTCTGGCAGATGACACACCTCCATTTGTTTTCTCAATCACCTTGATATTTTGATCTGAATGCCTTGCAGCAAAATCCCTTACAATCCCCAATGAATTATCTATGCTGCCATCATCAACAACAATGATTTCAGATGCCTTATTTGTTTGATTTACTACAGAATGTAGCGTTTCTTCGATTGTATCAGCTGCATTATACATTGGTATTATTACAGAAACCGTTTGGTTGTTGTTAAGCAACATAACTTATTTAAATTCTTTATTCAACATTGAAAATCTTAACTCCAGGTTACCTCGTTCATAATGACCTTAGCCGGATTCCCAGCAATAATCGAATTTGGAGTAGCAAAAACACCTCTTACAACTGAATTTGATGCAATAACACAGCCACTAGGAATAACTGTGCCCTTGTAAATAGAAACACCACAACCAATCCAGACATTATCTCCAATTATAATTCCATTCTCTGTTTTCTTCTTTCCCTTGTATTGGACCTCATGAAAATCATCATCTAAAAATTGGCAATTCCAGGAAATTATACAATTATCTCCAATTTCCAATTTCCTGGTAATGATAAGGGTATTGTTCACATTAATGAAGCCTCCCTTTCCAATTTTCACAACTGCATTTACTCCAATATCTAATCGACTACCTCTTCCAATATAGTAATCACCATTTAAAACTAGCTTGCCCCTTATATTAAGATACGTTTTATCCGATCTGTGGCTAAACCCAACATCCATTACACCAACATTCAATCTATAGGCAGTCTCAATATTCTTTATACCCTTAATCTTAACTCTTGGATGAAGTATAAAAAATCTATTATAAAGTATTTTAACAAATAAAGCTCTGAATAGTACTATAAAAAAATTGCTTTGAGACATACGGCATCGATTGAAAAGCAAGACTAAATTATTCATCTACTTTTCTCCAAAAAATCTTAAACATTTACCTCTCATTTCATAAATCTATTTTGCTCTCTTTAACAAATCTCTGAATTTTATTTTTGATATCAGCGTTGCTAATATCGGCCAAAATAATATTGTCCCTGCAGTAGCCCACATATTACTAAATATATTCAATAATATGATGGTTGCCAAACAAGCCCACCCTGTTATATAATATTTCGAACTTTTGCTAATCGCAAAAGAATAAAAGAGCATAATTAATGCAGAATAAATATACATAGACCATACTCCAAACCAACCCAGCAGATAATAAGATCTAAAATAAACGGTTGGGGCGTTCAATATTCTAATGACATAAAAATCCTCGGCACGATCTGCCCCTCTATTCTTGTCTAAGGAGAATAATGAGACTACCCTTTTTGATATAAAATCGGGCAATAATTCAGTACCTACAAAATAAGGAATGTTTCCAGGATTAAATTGCTCATTTCTCTGATTAACTATATTTTGCATATTGCCAATCGGCGTGGCGATATATAGGTAACCCCAATAGTATTCGGGTGGAATATTACTCCTTATAAATTCTTCTGATGCCCCCCCTATCCTCAAAATATAGGCTTTATCTTCTTTACTTGCCTTATACCTTATATTTCCTATAATTCCAAAAAAATATATCAGCAGAAATAGTGATAGTACAATAGTCAACACCTTCTTAATTCCCACTTTACCGATTTCCATTAAATAAATGAAAAGGCTTGCGATTAAGATAATCACAACAGCCCCTCGATTTATTACCAAAATATTGGGTATCACAGAAACTAAATATAAAATAAACGCTTTCTTTTTTTCTTCTGAGCAGATGTATTGGTGGAATAAATAAATGCTGTAAAAAATACCATATGTCCCTAATATAACATGGAAAGTAGGAATTCCTGTAAAATCCTTATAGCTGTAGGCTGGATTTATTATTGTTAGAATAATTGGGATACCACCTGAATATACAAATTCTAAGAAATATCCTGCATATATACTAAACACAATAAACATTCTATTTTTATCAGGATCAATTTTCTCAAATTCATTCCTTTTAAATTTTTCGAGAATGAAGGCAAGAAAAAATGAAATTAAAAATGTTGTAAAAAGAAACAAAATAAGATTTGCTGAAAGGGCTGGATATTTGTCAGACCAACGCAGGGTGTATACCAAAAATACTAGTAAGAACCCTAATGAATAAATAAAGAAAGGATTAGTCAGCCATTTAGTATTCATAGATCAACCCTTCATAAAAATTAATTCCAGCCAGTGCTTTATAGATAAAACACGATTTCTTAAATCTTCCTGATCGACCTTTAGAAAGCTACTATCCACGATGGGAGCGTTATCATCAAAAAAAGCAATAGATGTCTGGTCGTAAATTTTTGAATCCTCCATGAGCCTAAAATTATTAGTGAGCACCTTTGTGTTTGTTGCCAATGATTCTATTACTCTCATTGCCAAACCAGTCTGATTAGGATTACTTACATCCACCATGACTTTTGTATTTCCAAGAAATGCTAAATAATCATTTCTCCTCATAGGTTTTAAAGATACGACAGTCCTGTCTATTTTAGCGCCCTTTAATATTTCTTTAATGTAAGAAGTTAAAGGCATATACAGAAAACCCTTTAGCTTGTAATTATTGGCCGTAGCAAAATCGCGGAATCTAAGAAGTGCTTTATATCTTTCAGGGAAAAAGAATCCCATAAAAAAAAAGTCGAATTCAGCATTGGTTTT contains the following coding sequences:
- a CDS encoding glycosyltransferase family 2 protein; translated protein: MLLNNNQTVSVIIPMYNAADTIEETLHSVVNQTNKASEIIVVDDGSIDNSLGIVRDFAARHSDQNIKVIEKTNGGVSSARNAGMQIAKSSFFALLDSDDVWLPNKLERQMKVLLDNPLIDFLGSSRNNEVLKIFFKKIEVLHKASIKELLIKMYPQTSTAIFKRALYEKFGGYNEAMTHAEDGNLWIRYCANSNFYYLPESLVITGGGKPSFGHSGLSANLIEMQKGNEFTLKEAKKAKLISLPVFSVLYIFAKLKYVRRLLIILTRTK
- a CDS encoding acyltransferase yields the protein MSQSNFFIVLFRALFVKILYNRFFILHPRVKIKGIKNIETAYRLNVGVMDVGFSHRSDKTYLNIRGKLVLNGDYYIGRGSRLDIGVNAVVKIGKGGFINVNNTLIITRKLEIGDNCIISWNCQFLDDDFHEVQYKGKKKTENGIIIGDNVWIGCGVSIYKGTVIPSGCVIASNSVVRGVFATPNSIIAGNPAKVIMNEVTWS
- a CDS encoding O-antigen polymerase, giving the protein MNTKWLTNPFFIYSLGFLLVFLVYTLRWSDKYPALSANLILFLFTTFLISFFLAFILEKFKRNEFEKIDPDKNRMFIVFSIYAGYFLEFVYSGGIPIILTIINPAYSYKDFTGIPTFHVILGTYGIFYSIYLFHQYICSEEKKKAFILYLVSVIPNILVINRGAVVIILIASLFIYLMEIGKVGIKKVLTIVLSLFLLIYFFGIIGNIRYKASKEDKAYILRIGGASEEFIRSNIPPEYYWGYLYIATPIGNMQNIVNQRNEQFNPGNIPYFVGTELLPDFISKRVVSLFSLDKNRGADRAEDFYVIRILNAPTVYFRSYYLLGWFGVWSMYIYSALIMLFYSFAISKSSKYYITGWACLATIILLNIFSNMWATAGTILFWPILATLISKIKFRDLLKRAK